In the Polyangiaceae bacterium genome, one interval contains:
- a CDS encoding DUF6748 domain-containing protein: MTRKVLSLFALALVACGATPDEVGQLPEPDAERSAESLDDGISTYYIVTRQDMRKCMYPMCGGYFVKRVNRALTRCTDGVWRQECHAVDVDLSALGMSESVTSEYVSGTFGAGKGLIRGKLVSENGADTLVGSEAWVGRAGAEPSGGVWRVESSGIVCITWPCPSYKERLLNHGYGRYLHGVDLATSGAGKDAIAEGYDELGTEGALVAGYHWGLKGPGGWGIELRASEFYTRLSAGSYCATTYVMPPYSNSPTFYAKNFTSEKDGWAFLNQSFPHGENSQVIEGPCNQPRPCIKVFKPVCGVIKDSAESTYGNSCEFEAAPMADAGDSGESKGFYSEGVCKPVCDYTDPNRKYVAQSPEQCQTVKFFCDSGTPFFDECGCGCEQSK; encoded by the coding sequence ATGACGCGCAAAGTCCTTTCCTTGTTTGCTCTGGCTCTGGTCGCTTGCGGAGCTACGCCCGATGAAGTCGGTCAGCTTCCGGAGCCGGACGCGGAGCGGTCCGCAGAGTCCCTCGACGACGGCATCAGCACCTATTACATCGTCACCCGTCAGGACATGCGCAAATGCATGTATCCGATGTGCGGGGGCTACTTCGTCAAACGCGTCAATCGCGCGCTGACGCGCTGCACGGACGGGGTTTGGCGCCAGGAGTGCCACGCCGTCGATGTAGATCTCTCGGCGCTGGGCATGAGTGAGAGCGTTACCAGCGAGTATGTCAGCGGCACCTTCGGTGCGGGCAAGGGTCTGATTCGCGGCAAGCTGGTTTCCGAGAACGGCGCGGACACCTTGGTTGGCAGTGAAGCGTGGGTGGGGCGCGCGGGTGCTGAGCCCAGCGGCGGGGTCTGGCGAGTGGAGAGCAGCGGCATCGTGTGCATCACGTGGCCCTGCCCCAGCTACAAGGAGCGCCTGCTCAACCACGGCTACGGTCGCTATCTTCACGGCGTCGATCTGGCGACCAGCGGAGCTGGCAAAGACGCGATCGCCGAGGGCTACGACGAGTTGGGCACCGAAGGCGCGCTGGTTGCTGGCTATCATTGGGGGCTCAAGGGTCCCGGCGGTTGGGGCATCGAGCTGCGCGCGAGCGAGTTCTACACGCGCCTGAGCGCCGGCAGCTACTGCGCGACGACCTACGTCATGCCCCCCTACTCGAACTCGCCGACCTTCTACGCCAAGAACTTCACTTCGGAGAAGGATGGCTGGGCGTTCCTGAACCAGAGCTTCCCCCATGGTGAGAACAGTCAGGTCATCGAGGGGCCGTGCAATCAGCCGCGGCCGTGCATCAAGGTGTTCAAGCCCGTGTGCGGCGTGATCAAGGATTCGGCGGAGTCGACCTACGGCAACTCCTGCGAGTTCGAGGCAGCCCCGATGGCGGACGCAGGCGACAGCGGTGAGAGCAAGGGCTTCTACTCGGAAGGCGTCTGCAAGCCGGTCTGCGACTACACCGACCCGAACCGAAAGTACGTCGCACAGAGCCCCGAGCAGTGCCAGACGGTGAAGTTCTTCTGCGACAGCGGCACGCCGTTCTTCGACGAATGCGGCTGCGGCTGCGAGCAGAGCAAGTAG
- the gatE gene encoding Glu-tRNA(Gln) amidotransferase subunit GatE, producing MSSRRFRATAPPPSPHDLNPRREPILDFPDREFGELSPRDYELVGFMCGLEVHQQLETRRKLFCRCASGRRVTRIDNVVLRHMRPTLSEMGQYDGCALMEFKTRKEIVYLLERGTVCTYEMDDTPPFEIDAEAVKIALEVSTLFGLNLVNELHVMRKQYLDGSIPTGFQRTAMIGTDGVIPFRESELGGDRMLRIRQLTLEEDSCREVSDVGHRITFRTDRLGTPLIETVTEPDLLTPQDVAAGGRLLADVARACAKVRRGAGAARQDVNVSVAGGRRVELKGVPSQRLLPRLVHNEAFRQLNLLRIAAELSRRGLEESLYSVGDVEWAWASPRVVDATSLLKKTEYPPLKDALERGHRVLAIRLTGIEDLLSHRTQPEITFSHELSERVRVIACLEARPFMISSSVAGYGLGPSDWRHLRSALSADTEDGIVVVWGPDEDVDTAAREILSRVREAFRGVPSETRQAFADGTTGFERILPGAERMYPDTDTPPVPIIDGWVQEIEAALPERPWQTDSRFVALGLDPALAARATRAEWRPYFEAASQGASPTLARAIAAALDRTWHRAKRKRRGPPPSTERMALVVSAFARGELPLFALESAVEGVLSHADGDGDKLLAALRVGDATSALEQRIAGLASERKELRSRDPAAGVRWAMGRALEFLRGRVDPRLVRERVENIFAIPGAQA from the coding sequence GTGAGCAGCCGCCGATTCCGAGCCACGGCTCCCCCGCCCTCTCCCCACGATCTGAACCCGCGCCGCGAGCCCATACTCGATTTTCCAGACCGCGAGTTCGGCGAGCTTTCTCCCCGCGACTACGAGCTCGTCGGCTTCATGTGCGGACTGGAAGTGCATCAGCAACTCGAGACGCGCCGCAAGCTGTTTTGCCGCTGCGCGTCGGGCCGACGCGTCACGCGCATCGACAACGTCGTGTTGCGCCACATGCGCCCGACCTTGAGCGAGATGGGGCAGTACGACGGCTGCGCCCTGATGGAGTTCAAGACGAGGAAAGAGATCGTCTACCTGCTAGAGCGCGGCACCGTGTGCACCTACGAGATGGACGACACCCCTCCCTTCGAGATCGACGCAGAGGCCGTGAAGATCGCGCTCGAAGTGTCGACGCTGTTTGGGCTCAATCTCGTCAACGAGCTGCACGTCATGCGCAAGCAGTACCTCGATGGCTCGATCCCCACGGGCTTCCAGCGCACCGCCATGATCGGTACCGATGGCGTCATTCCCTTTCGAGAAAGCGAGCTCGGGGGAGATCGAATGCTCCGTATTCGACAGCTGACCCTGGAAGAAGACTCCTGCCGAGAGGTGAGCGACGTCGGACATCGCATCACCTTCCGCACGGATCGCCTCGGCACGCCCCTGATCGAAACCGTGACCGAACCCGATCTGCTGACACCCCAGGACGTCGCCGCGGGTGGACGCTTGCTGGCCGATGTGGCGCGGGCGTGCGCAAAAGTGCGGCGGGGAGCGGGCGCCGCGCGCCAGGACGTGAACGTGAGCGTCGCTGGTGGCCGGCGCGTGGAGCTGAAGGGCGTTCCTAGCCAGCGCTTGCTGCCGCGACTGGTGCACAACGAGGCGTTTCGTCAGCTCAACTTGCTGCGCATCGCCGCCGAGTTGTCACGCCGCGGCCTGGAAGAAAGCCTCTACAGTGTCGGCGACGTCGAGTGGGCATGGGCCAGCCCACGGGTCGTCGATGCCACGAGCCTCTTGAAGAAGACCGAATACCCACCCCTCAAGGACGCCCTGGAGCGTGGACACCGCGTGCTGGCGATCCGCTTGACGGGCATCGAGGATCTGCTCAGCCACCGAACCCAGCCCGAGATCACGTTCTCTCACGAGCTATCCGAACGCGTCCGAGTCATCGCGTGTCTCGAGGCGCGCCCGTTCATGATCAGCTCGAGCGTGGCCGGCTATGGCCTGGGTCCGTCGGACTGGCGCCACCTACGAAGCGCGCTCTCCGCGGACACCGAGGACGGCATCGTCGTGGTGTGGGGTCCCGACGAGGACGTGGACACTGCAGCGCGCGAGATCCTGAGTCGCGTTCGCGAGGCCTTTCGCGGCGTGCCCAGTGAGACCCGCCAGGCCTTTGCCGACGGCACCACGGGCTTCGAACGCATCCTGCCGGGAGCCGAGCGCATGTACCCGGACACGGACACGCCGCCTGTCCCGATCATCGACGGCTGGGTTCAGGAGATCGAGGCAGCCCTGCCCGAGCGGCCCTGGCAGACCGACAGCCGTTTCGTTGCTCTGGGGCTCGACCCGGCCTTGGCCGCGCGGGCCACGCGCGCCGAGTGGCGTCCCTACTTCGAGGCCGCAAGTCAAGGTGCGAGCCCGACGTTGGCGCGCGCCATAGCGGCCGCACTGGATCGCACTTGGCATCGTGCCAAACGCAAGCGCCGTGGTCCGCCGCCGAGCACCGAGCGCATGGCGCTGGTAGTGAGCGCCTTCGCCCGGGGCGAGCTGCCCTTGTTCGCATTGGAGAGCGCCGTCGAAGGCGTGCTCAGCCACGCGGACGGCGACGGCGACAAACTACTGGCAGCGCTGCGCGTAGGCGACGCCACGAGCGCGCTCGAGCAACGCATCGCGGGACTTGCCAGCGAACGCAAGGAGCTGCGATCTCGTGATCCCGCGGCGGGCGTGCGCTGGGCCATGGGCCGCGCGCTAGAATTCCTGCGCGGACGCGTGGACCCGCGATTGGTCCGCGAGCGCGTGGAGAACATCTTCGCCATCCCGGGAGCCCAGGCATGA
- the gatD gene encoding Glu-tRNA(Gln) amidotransferase subunit GatD: protein MSHDDDYKGYREPLLSVLKQFGVTVWCEADVTTRRGKFTGLILPRSETSDPLHLVLKLWSGYNVGIRHDSIVNIEKKGFRRAEYKIPEGEFPNEPGKPRVMLFGTGGTIASRLDYRTGAVIPAFSPGELYGSVPELADICNLETEKLFGVFSENMGAEQYLILAERIGQAIRDGYDGVVVGHGTDTMHHTAAALTFMVQNPPVPVVMVGSQRSSDRPSSDAALNLIRAAWAAGHGPIAEVMVCMFGPTSDQYNLLHRGTRVRKMHSSYRSTFRTLSDIPLAIVDKGRLTPLKRSFQPRRKDRDVEVRAHFDDRVTILYYYPNMKPDVIDALVDAGYRGIVIAGTGLGHVNRKVYPALERANRAGVHLYMTLQTLWGFVQMNVYETGREIQQLGVVPLANMLPEVAYIKLAWALGLHADDPAAVRATMTTPMSDDMTEREPPDGYLLFQGGVPEIQEFLTSVWT, encoded by the coding sequence ATGAGTCACGACGACGACTACAAGGGATACCGCGAGCCGCTGCTTTCCGTGTTGAAGCAGTTTGGCGTGACGGTGTGGTGCGAAGCGGACGTCACCACTCGCCGCGGCAAGTTCACGGGGCTGATCCTGCCGCGCTCGGAGACGTCGGATCCGCTACACCTCGTGCTGAAGCTGTGGAGCGGGTACAACGTCGGGATCCGTCACGACAGCATCGTGAACATCGAGAAGAAGGGGTTCCGACGCGCCGAGTACAAGATCCCCGAAGGCGAGTTCCCCAACGAGCCCGGCAAACCCCGGGTCATGCTCTTCGGGACGGGCGGGACCATCGCCTCGCGCCTCGACTACCGCACAGGAGCGGTGATTCCCGCCTTCAGTCCGGGGGAGCTGTACGGCTCGGTGCCGGAACTGGCAGACATCTGCAACTTGGAGACCGAGAAACTGTTCGGGGTGTTCAGCGAGAACATGGGCGCCGAGCAGTACTTGATCTTGGCGGAACGCATTGGGCAAGCCATTCGCGACGGCTATGACGGCGTGGTCGTGGGTCACGGCACCGACACGATGCACCACACCGCCGCTGCCCTGACTTTCATGGTGCAGAACCCGCCGGTTCCCGTGGTGATGGTGGGCAGTCAACGCTCCAGTGATCGTCCGTCGTCGGACGCAGCACTGAACCTCATCCGCGCCGCTTGGGCGGCGGGACATGGCCCCATCGCAGAAGTCATGGTCTGCATGTTCGGGCCCACGTCGGACCAGTACAACCTGCTGCACCGCGGGACTCGCGTGCGAAAGATGCACAGCTCCTATCGCAGCACCTTCCGCACCCTGAGCGACATTCCCCTGGCCATCGTGGACAAGGGTCGTCTCACCCCGCTCAAGCGCAGCTTCCAACCACGACGCAAGGACCGGGATGTCGAGGTGCGAGCACACTTCGACGACCGTGTGACCATTCTCTACTACTACCCGAACATGAAGCCCGACGTGATCGACGCGCTAGTGGACGCAGGCTATCGCGGCATCGTCATCGCAGGAACGGGGCTGGGGCACGTGAACCGCAAGGTCTATCCCGCCCTAGAGCGGGCGAACCGCGCTGGCGTGCACTTGTACATGACGCTGCAAACCCTGTGGGGCTTCGTGCAGATGAACGTGTATGAGACGGGTCGCGAGATCCAGCAACTCGGCGTCGTGCCGCTAGCGAACATGTTGCCGGAAGTGGCGTACATCAAGTTGGCGTGGGCCCTCGGGCTACACGCCGACGACCCAGCCGCCGTGCGTGCCACGATGACCACGCCCATGAGCGACGACATGACCGAGCGCGAGCCTCCGGACGGCTACCTGCTGTTCCAGGGCGGGGTACCCGAGATTCAGGAATTCCTCACCAGCGTGTGGACCTGA
- a CDS encoding helix-turn-helix transcriptional regulator yields the protein MLRAAYRLDLDDHQWLTGIVMAMQPVMDAGLGVGGVIFDASDPRDFRVAEPVVVGASSVLERGFGAVFGFLRPPDVERTFRAPVVYTTVSEVLGPGEAFLHNPVARLVAHPIGVTDLITFKATRPGYRGVLVAAALKQIRTVAPKERERWEYGAAHVAAAHRLRERLADPSLTEAVLAPSGEMLHAEAPAKARSAREALRAAAVTRHRARSSDDADALEAWTALTDGRWSLIDHFDSDGRRFLLARRNDPNVHNPEALTLRERQVVGYVALGHSNKLIAYEMGLAPSTVTQHLKSALQKLGLSSRAELAHVLRSTLSSDG from the coding sequence TTGCTGAGAGCCGCCTACCGCCTGGATCTCGACGACCACCAATGGCTGACGGGCATCGTCATGGCGATGCAGCCTGTGATGGATGCGGGACTCGGCGTGGGAGGCGTCATCTTCGACGCTTCCGATCCCCGGGACTTTCGCGTGGCAGAGCCGGTCGTGGTGGGAGCCTCGTCGGTGCTAGAGCGCGGCTTTGGTGCCGTGTTCGGTTTCCTGCGCCCGCCGGACGTAGAGCGGACCTTTCGTGCACCGGTCGTGTACACGACAGTGAGCGAGGTGCTGGGTCCAGGCGAAGCGTTCCTTCACAATCCGGTTGCCCGTCTCGTGGCACATCCCATTGGCGTGACGGACCTCATCACCTTCAAAGCAACTCGGCCAGGGTATCGCGGGGTGCTGGTGGCAGCGGCATTGAAGCAAATTCGCACGGTGGCACCCAAAGAGCGCGAGCGCTGGGAGTACGGTGCGGCCCACGTCGCGGCGGCTCACCGCCTGCGCGAGCGACTCGCGGACCCGTCGTTGACCGAGGCAGTGCTCGCGCCTTCGGGCGAGATGCTACATGCGGAGGCTCCCGCGAAGGCACGTTCCGCACGAGAGGCGCTTCGAGCCGCCGCTGTGACCAGGCACCGTGCGCGTTCTTCCGACGACGCGGACGCACTCGAAGCATGGACCGCGCTCACCGATGGTCGCTGGTCGCTGATCGACCACTTCGACTCCGACGGGAGACGTTTCTTGCTCGCGCGACGCAACGATCCAAACGTGCACAATCCCGAAGCCCTCACGTTGCGAGAGCGGCAGGTCGTGGGCTACGTTGCGCTGGGGCACTCCAACAAGCTGATCGCCTACGAGATGGGTCTTGCTCCTTCTACCGTCACTCAGCACCTGAAGAGTGCCCTGCAGAAGCTCGGCCTGAGCAGCCGTGCGGAGCTCGCCCATGTGCTGCGCTCGACGCTATCCAGCGACGGCTGA
- a CDS encoding helix-turn-helix transcriptional regulator: MGTRAFALDHIDEQLVVLSFPASRANGSGELSAAEREVAMLVIRGLSNRQIAAARGTKERTVANQIASIFRKLGVGSRVELAARL, from the coding sequence GTGGGCACACGAGCATTCGCTCTCGACCACATCGACGAGCAGTTGGTCGTGCTCAGCTTTCCTGCATCCCGCGCCAACGGGAGCGGCGAGCTGAGCGCGGCAGAGCGTGAGGTCGCAATGTTGGTGATCCGCGGGCTGTCCAATCGGCAGATCGCTGCTGCCCGAGGAACGAAGGAGCGGACCGTGGCCAACCAGATTGCCAGCATCTTTCGTAAGCTCGGGGTCGGGTCGCGAGTCGAGCTGGCGGCGCGGCTGTGA
- a CDS encoding proline--tRNA ligase, with protein sequence MRLSSALVPTLKEAPSDATSVSHILLLRAGYIRRVGAGIYEYLPLGVRVLRNVERIVREEMDRAGAQEVLLPALLPADYFRESGRWDLFGDNLLRLHDRKGSDYHLGPTHEEIITDLARREIQSYRDLPKNLYQIQTKFRDEPRPRGGLLRCREFSMKDAYSFDVDEERAKQSYEKMRVAYTRVFDRMGLSYRMVSADSGAMGGSGSAEFQVLVQSGEDFIAACSACDYAANLEVATSVAAEPSATPEGATTPEKVHTPNAGSIEEVSKFLGASAQSFLKSLIYVADSELVMAVVRGDDEINEIKLAKALGVGEVFLAGAEDVRKVTGAAVGFAGPVGFAGKVVADPVAMAVRGGITGANETDYHLKHVQPGKDFNATVADIRSVKAGDACPNCSGGKLQVYRGIEAGHIFLLGTHYSEKMGATYLDDAGEKRTLVMGCYGIGVSRLVATAIEQFHDDNGILWPISLAPYEVSVVQLGNEPEVVATVAELETALTAAGVSVLVDDRDERPGVKFKDADLIGIPLRVTVGKKSLEKGGVELKPRTETDPKRAELVPAADAARVVVERVQAMKRALTPS encoded by the coding sequence ATGCGGCTCTCGAGCGCCTTGGTCCCCACCCTGAAAGAAGCCCCCTCCGACGCCACCAGCGTCAGCCACATCTTGTTGCTGCGCGCGGGCTACATTCGCCGCGTCGGCGCAGGGATCTACGAGTACCTTCCCCTCGGCGTACGCGTGCTACGCAACGTCGAGCGCATCGTGCGTGAGGAGATGGACCGCGCAGGCGCTCAGGAAGTCCTGTTGCCGGCGCTCTTGCCCGCTGACTACTTCCGCGAGTCGGGGCGTTGGGACTTGTTCGGTGACAACCTGCTGCGCCTGCACGACCGCAAGGGTAGCGACTACCACCTGGGTCCCACCCACGAAGAGATCATCACGGATTTGGCGCGCAGGGAGATCCAGAGCTACCGCGACCTACCCAAGAATCTGTATCAGATCCAGACCAAGTTCCGCGACGAACCGCGGCCGCGCGGCGGTCTCCTGCGCTGTCGCGAGTTCTCGATGAAGGACGCTTACTCCTTCGACGTGGACGAAGAGCGCGCCAAGCAGAGTTACGAGAAGATGCGCGTCGCCTACACGCGCGTCTTCGATCGCATGGGCCTGAGCTATCGCATGGTCAGTGCCGACTCAGGCGCCATGGGTGGGAGTGGAAGCGCTGAATTCCAAGTGCTCGTGCAGAGTGGCGAGGACTTCATCGCCGCCTGCAGCGCCTGCGACTACGCGGCAAACTTGGAAGTGGCCACGAGTGTAGCGGCGGAGCCAAGCGCAACGCCGGAAGGTGCCACGACCCCAGAAAAAGTGCACACGCCGAACGCCGGCAGCATCGAGGAAGTCAGCAAGTTCCTCGGCGCATCGGCCCAGTCCTTCCTCAAGAGCCTGATCTACGTCGCGGACTCGGAGTTGGTGATGGCGGTGGTGCGCGGGGACGACGAGATCAACGAGATCAAGTTGGCCAAGGCGCTCGGCGTAGGCGAAGTGTTCCTGGCGGGAGCCGAGGACGTGCGCAAAGTCACCGGGGCGGCCGTCGGTTTTGCGGGGCCGGTGGGTTTCGCGGGCAAAGTCGTCGCCGATCCCGTGGCCATGGCCGTGCGCGGTGGCATCACGGGTGCCAACGAAACGGACTACCACCTGAAGCACGTGCAGCCGGGCAAAGACTTCAACGCCACAGTGGCAGACATCCGCAGTGTGAAAGCGGGCGACGCCTGTCCCAACTGCTCCGGGGGCAAGTTGCAGGTCTACCGCGGCATCGAAGCGGGGCACATCTTCCTTCTGGGCACGCACTATTCCGAGAAGATGGGCGCGACGTATCTGGACGACGCGGGAGAGAAGCGCACCTTGGTCATGGGCTGCTACGGCATCGGTGTGTCGCGCTTGGTCGCGACGGCCATCGAGCAGTTCCACGACGACAACGGCATCCTGTGGCCCATCAGCCTGGCGCCCTACGAGGTCAGCGTGGTGCAACTGGGCAACGAACCCGAAGTCGTGGCAACCGTGGCGGAGCTGGAGACCGCGCTGACCGCCGCCGGCGTGAGTGTGCTGGTTGACGACCGTGACGAACGCCCCGGCGTGAAGTTCAAGGATGCGGACTTGATCGGCATTCCGCTGCGGGTGACCGTCGGCAAGAAGAGCTTGGAGAAGGGCGGCGTCGAGCTGAAGCCGCGCACTGAGACGGACCCCAAGCGCGCCGAGTTGGTGCCAGCGGCGGATGCCGCCCGCGTCGTCGTCGAGCGCGTGCAGGCCATGAAACGAGCGCTGACGCCCTCATGA
- a CDS encoding aminotransferase class I/II-fold pyridoxal phosphate-dependent enzyme codes for MSDKPRGASSTDAVHAGTERERAHHALAPVIVQTATFTFDDTADLERYMRGEDPDGEREEYGRYGNPTVREVERRVAALEGTDDALGFASGMAAMSTAMLALLEAGDHVVLFQDCYRRTRQLVLRVLARYDISHTVLAPGDVESLEGALTPKTRLVVAESPTNPYLYCTDLHALTEAAKAGRRVRTLVDSTFATPVNFRPAAAGADLVVHSATKYLAGHNDVMGGFVAGPNHLISLIRELRGVLGGVLDPQAAFLIGRGIKTLALRVRQQNESALEIAKFLESRPELSRVYYPGLPSHPSHATAIRTMQGFGGVVSFVAKGGREHAARIVDGCRLARIAPSLGGVETLIEQPAVMSYYDLDDAGLAAVGVDPGLVRLSVGVEELADVIADLRQTLERSG; via the coding sequence ATGAGTGACAAGCCTAGGGGGGCCAGCTCCACGGACGCGGTACACGCGGGCACGGAGCGGGAGCGCGCACACCACGCCCTGGCCCCGGTGATCGTGCAGACCGCCACCTTCACGTTCGACGACACGGCGGACCTCGAGCGCTACATGCGTGGTGAAGATCCCGACGGCGAGCGCGAAGAGTACGGCCGCTACGGCAACCCTACGGTTCGAGAAGTAGAACGACGCGTGGCTGCACTGGAGGGCACCGACGACGCCCTCGGCTTCGCGAGCGGCATGGCAGCGATGTCGACGGCGATGCTGGCGCTACTGGAGGCCGGTGACCACGTCGTGCTGTTCCAGGACTGCTATCGACGAACTCGTCAGCTGGTGCTGCGCGTGCTCGCGCGCTACGACATCAGCCATACCGTACTCGCACCAGGGGACGTGGAGAGCCTTGAAGGTGCCCTCACTCCGAAGACTCGACTGGTGGTGGCCGAATCCCCCACCAACCCCTACCTCTACTGCACCGACCTGCACGCCCTCACCGAAGCCGCGAAGGCGGGTCGGCGAGTCCGCACTCTGGTGGACTCCACCTTCGCGACGCCCGTCAACTTCCGCCCGGCCGCGGCCGGGGCGGATCTCGTGGTGCACAGCGCGACGAAGTACCTAGCAGGACACAACGACGTGATGGGCGGCTTCGTCGCTGGGCCGAACCACCTGATTTCTCTGATTCGCGAGCTCCGTGGTGTTCTGGGCGGCGTGCTCGACCCCCAAGCGGCTTTTCTGATCGGGCGCGGCATCAAGACTCTGGCCCTGCGCGTGCGGCAGCAGAATGAGTCGGCTTTGGAGATCGCGAAGTTCTTGGAGAGCCGACCCGAACTATCTCGCGTGTACTACCCCGGATTGCCGAGCCATCCGAGCCACGCCACCGCGATTCGCACCATGCAGGGCTTCGGCGGTGTAGTCAGCTTCGTCGCCAAAGGAGGCCGTGAGCATGCGGCCCGCATCGTCGACGGTTGCCGGCTGGCAAGGATTGCGCCGTCCCTCGGGGGCGTGGAAACGCTGATCGAACAGCCAGCGGTCATGAGCTACTACGACCTGGACGATGCCGGCCTCGCCGCAGTCGGCGTCGACCCAGGGCTGGTCCGGCTGAGCGTTGGCGTGGAAGAACTGGCCGATGTGATTGCAGATTTGCGCCAAACCCTGGAGCGCAGTGGCTGA
- a CDS encoding methylmalonyl-CoA mutase family protein, with protein MTQDFEARRGREVGTFEGESLALDESGLSALRAQVAEWREQAVAKSYARMPPRREQFTTWSGVEVPDLVTPADVPSDYMRDLGLPGQYPFTRGVQPTMYRGRLWTMRMFAGFGTPEQTNERFRYLLAQGQTGLSTAFDFPTLMGYDSDSPRALGEVGMCGVAVDTLRDMEVLFDQIPLANVTTSMTINGPAIVLLAFYVALADKRGIGRDKIGGTVQNDCLKEFIAQHAWLVPPRPAMRIVTDMIEYCSREVPRWNTVSISGYHIREAGATAAQELAFTLADGLAYVESCIERGLAVDDFAPRLSFFFDVHNDFFEEIAKFRAARRIWARFMKERYGAARAESMKLRTHAQTAGVSLTAQQPHNNVARVALQAMAAVLGGTQSLHTNSLDETYALPTEDAVTIALRTQQIIAEESGVASVADPLGGSYYIEWLTDRLEREALDYIRRIDEMGGMIVAVEKGYPQREIARSAYEFERQLNDGTRVMVGVNGYRNEAEGDPIPTLRIDETVQKDQMARLAEVKAGRSRTDVESALTAVTRAAEDGSNLMPPIIAAARVYCTEQEICDVLRSSFGTYDDPAEF; from the coding sequence ATGACCCAGGACTTCGAAGCACGGCGTGGACGTGAGGTGGGTACCTTCGAGGGCGAGTCCCTCGCTCTAGACGAAAGCGGGCTTTCCGCGCTCCGCGCGCAAGTCGCCGAGTGGCGTGAGCAGGCCGTAGCAAAGAGCTACGCGCGCATGCCACCCCGGCGCGAACAGTTCACGACGTGGAGCGGCGTCGAAGTGCCGGACCTGGTGACCCCCGCGGACGTACCCAGCGACTACATGCGCGATCTCGGGTTGCCGGGCCAGTACCCCTTCACGCGCGGGGTGCAGCCCACGATGTATCGCGGGCGGCTATGGACCATGCGTATGTTCGCGGGCTTCGGCACTCCCGAACAGACGAACGAACGCTTTCGCTATCTGTTGGCGCAGGGTCAAACGGGGCTCTCCACGGCCTTCGATTTCCCGACCTTGATGGGCTACGACTCCGATTCCCCGCGCGCGCTCGGGGAGGTCGGGATGTGCGGGGTGGCCGTCGACACGCTGCGGGACATGGAGGTCCTGTTCGATCAGATCCCGCTGGCGAACGTGACCACCAGCATGACCATCAACGGACCCGCGATTGTGCTCTTGGCCTTCTACGTGGCGCTGGCCGACAAGCGCGGGATTGGACGGGACAAGATCGGTGGCACCGTCCAGAACGACTGCTTGAAGGAGTTCATCGCCCAACACGCGTGGTTGGTCCCACCCCGACCTGCGATGCGCATCGTCACCGACATGATCGAATACTGCAGCCGCGAAGTCCCTCGCTGGAATACCGTGAGCATCAGCGGGTATCACATCCGCGAAGCTGGAGCGACGGCGGCCCAAGAGCTGGCCTTCACGCTCGCGGATGGCTTGGCCTACGTGGAGAGCTGCATCGAGCGGGGCCTCGCGGTGGACGATTTCGCGCCGCGTCTCTCTTTCTTCTTCGACGTGCACAACGACTTCTTCGAGGAGATCGCGAAGTTTCGCGCGGCTCGGCGCATCTGGGCGCGTTTCATGAAGGAGCGCTACGGCGCGGCGCGCGCCGAAAGCATGAAGTTGCGCACCCACGCCCAGACGGCGGGCGTCTCACTGACGGCGCAGCAGCCTCACAACAACGTGGCCCGAGTCGCACTGCAAGCCATGGCGGCGGTGCTCGGCGGCACGCAGAGCCTGCACACCAACTCCTTGGACGAGACCTACGCGCTCCCCACCGAAGATGCCGTGACCATTGCGCTTCGGACCCAACAGATCATCGCCGAAGAGTCGGGCGTGGCGAGCGTCGCGGATCCCCTCGGCGGCAGCTACTACATAGAGTGGCTGACGGATCGCTTGGAGCGTGAAGCCTTGGACTACATCCGGCGCATCGACGAGATGGGTGGCATGATCGTGGCGGTGGAGAAGGGCTACCCCCAGCGCGAGATCGCGCGGAGCGCCTACGAGTTCGAACGCCAGCTCAATGACGGCACCCGCGTGATGGTGGGCGTCAACGGCTACCGAAACGAGGCAGAAGGTGACCCGATCCCGACGCTTCGCATCGACGAGACGGTCCAGAAGGACCAGATGGCTCGCTTGGCCGAGGTCAAAGCCGGGCGCAGTCGCACCGACGTGGAGTCGGCGCTCACCGCTGTGACGCGAGCTGCCGAAGATGGCAGCAACTTGATGCCGCCGATCATTGCGGCCGCACGCGTGTACTGCACGGAGCAGGAGATCTGTGACGTGCTTCGCAGCAGCTTCGGCACCTACGACGACCCCGCGGAATTCTGA